The Candidatus Tumulicola sp. region AAGCTCAGGGTCGATTTGACGCTCGCCGCGATTTGGTCGTAAAGGAGGCCAACGCGATCGGAACGACGTGGCTAAGGGCGGACCAACTCGTCCCGCCCGAGACCGTGCGGTTCCGCAAAATCCTAACGGCTTATACGCGCGAGCGACTTCAAGCTTATTCAACGCCTGGAGATTCGAATATTCATCGACAAGTCATCAGCGACTCCGACGAGCAACAGGCGCAAATGTGGTCGATTGCGTCAAAAGCGCTGCGGGATAAGCCCAACGACCTCGGACACTCACTGTTGATGACGACGCTCAACGATACGATAGATATTTCATCGGAGCAGCTAAACGCCTTGACACATCACGTGCCAACTGCAGTAATCGAGTTAACCATTCTCCTCGCCATGCTTGGAGCCATTAGTATCGGCCTGCAGTTCGCACGAAGCAAATCTCGGCCGTTACTTCTTACAGCTCTTTATGCGGCGGCGTTTGCGATCGTCCTGAACCTAATTGTAGACTATGACAGACCACAGGTCGGCTTTATCCATGTTTCGCTCGATCCAATTAGTATACAGCTTAGCTCGATGGAACGATGATGGCGTTCACGCCAATCTCCAAGTGCAGAGCCGCTTGAAGCATGAGAAGCTTCAACCTCACGGTTGAAGCTTCTCATGGGCGTACCAACGATTGAAGGGCCTAATTAGTTGCCCGTGGGCAGCGGCATCTTAATCCCTTCTTTTGAAAGCATCTCTCGGACGTGCGCGAAGCGCTCGTACGCGGAGATCCTGATCGGGCCGCTGTACGTCTCACTCTGGATCTTGCGTGGTGGATACTTGATATACGTCTTCATCAGGTCTTGGATCGCTTCACCCATACTAACGAGCACCCACGTGCGTTCCGTGTAGTTGTTCATGAAGATGTCGTAGCGTTCTTGCGGGTCTTGCCACAGATCGAAAACCTGGGGCACGGTAGCAACATAGCTCTCCGAACCCTTCCAGCCGAGGTTGGCATCGACTGCAAGACCGCCAGTAGCCATTCCGTCGTCGCCACGAAGATTGTAACAAGCCTTATAGTTACCGACCCGAACCGCTCCGGGGGTTAGCTCGTCCTCAGTAAAATAGAACCACGACTCGCGCGGGCACGGTCCGGTGCCGAAAAGAACCGGCGAGATGTCGTAGCTGTCGAAGATGATGGGCTTCCCTTCGCGATCTTTTTCGGGCAGTTTCACTCCCGCGATCGAGGCATACGTAGCCATTAAGTCGAGCCCGCCGACAATATCGTGGTTTTTCGATCCGGCCTTTATTTTCCCGGGCCACCAAGCAATGGCAGGTACGCGTGCTCCGCCTTCGCGCACGGTACCTTTTGAGCCGCGAAACGGTGTATAGCCGGCGTCAGGATAAACGTCTTGCCATGCGCCGTTGTCGGTCGTCCAAAAAACGTACGTGTTCTCGGCCTGGTCCGATGCACGAACTTTATCCATAATGCGCCCGATTCGCGCGTCGAGTTCCATGAGCGAGTCGGCGTACTTACTCTTTGAAAGCGACTTATGGATGTAATCAGGGTGCGGCATGTTCGGCTGGTGCACCTTCATAAAGTTGATGTGCGCAAAGAACGGTTTGTCGGAAGCATATGCGCGGTCGAGATATTCGGTAGCCGATTTCTCGACATAACCATCAAAGAACGGAATGCCAACGACGCCTTTCTCAGGCGTGTCCACGTATTGACCGTTTATTTTGAAATCCTCGTGGGCCTCTTCGCCAGCTTTTCCCGACATCGAGCCCTTCGTTACTTTAGCGAACATCGCACGCAGTTTGTCGGGCATGTCCGGAAACCAAGTCGGATCGGCGTACGTGTACGCATTGAGATGGTAGAGACCGACGTGCTCCATCTCGTCATAACCCTGAGCGTTAGGAAGTGCGTAGTCGGCCTCGCCGAGGTGCCACTTGCCAGTGTAGAAGGTCTGATACCCACCCTGCTTGAGTACCGAAGCTAACGTCCACTCCGCTGCAGGCAGACCGCCGCCTTGTCCTTGGAAGGCTACGGTCGTCATGCCGCTGCGATTTGGGATACGACCAGTCAATATTGCCGCACGCCCTGGCGTGCAACTCGGCTGTCCGTAGTTATGAAAAAACGTCATGCCTTCATCGGCTAGCCGATCAAAGTTAGGGGTAGGAATTCCGCGCCCTAGGCCGCCTCCGTAGGCGCCCAAGTCGCCGTAGCCCGTATCGTCCGTAACGATCAAGATGATGTTGGGCTTGGACTTCGCCATAATAATCCTCCCAATGTAAGCTCCGGTTAGGCTTGCTAGGTTAGCCTTGCTCCCGAGCCCCCTGCGGAAGCCCGATGTATTGGGAGCCGGGCGCTTTTCAGGTTAG contains the following coding sequences:
- a CDS encoding arylsulfatase, whose translation is MAKSKPNIILIVTDDTGYGDLGAYGGGLGRGIPTPNFDRLADEGMTFFHNYGQPSCTPGRAAILTGRIPNRSGMTTVAFQGQGGGLPAAEWTLASVLKQGGYQTFYTGKWHLGEADYALPNAQGYDEMEHVGLYHLNAYTYADPTWFPDMPDKLRAMFAKVTKGSMSGKAGEEAHEDFKINGQYVDTPEKGVVGIPFFDGYVEKSATEYLDRAYASDKPFFAHINFMKVHQPNMPHPDYIHKSLSKSKYADSLMELDARIGRIMDKVRASDQAENTYVFWTTDNGAWQDVYPDAGYTPFRGSKGTVREGGARVPAIAWWPGKIKAGSKNHDIVGGLDLMATYASIAGVKLPEKDREGKPIIFDSYDISPVLFGTGPCPRESWFYFTEDELTPGAVRVGNYKACYNLRGDDGMATGGLAVDANLGWKGSESYVATVPQVFDLWQDPQERYDIFMNNYTERTWVLVSMGEAIQDLMKTYIKYPPRKIQSETYSGPIRISAYERFAHVREMLSKEGIKMPLPTGN